The genomic interval TATTTGGCTCTGTTGCTGCTATCCTGGCTGCTTTCGACGTAGATTCTATAGGAATTAGTTTAACTTTCGTAATGTCAAAGTATTCATTCAGAAACTTCTGGCATTGGCGGAAAGCAATATCCTTGGAATAAATGTTTTTAATGTCACTGAGTTTTTCTGTTTTTGTCGCAAACGTATGATGAATAGGCAGCAACACTTCGGCTACAATCCGGATATCAAGTTCATACAACAGATCGATGGTTTCATTCACAATGCCTTCCCGGTTATTTTCAATCGGAACCACTCCAAATCTCACCCTGCCGGTATCAACGCTTTCAAACACCGAACGGATGCTGGGCAAAGAAATATAATCACTCATGGCACCAAACCGGCTTTCAGCCGCCTGGTGGGTAAAGCTTCCCTCCGGACCCAGGAATGAAATGCGTTCTGGAAGTTCCAGATTCCGGCTCACGGCAAAAATCTCCAGGTAAATCGCTTCAATCGCCGACCGGTTCAGCAATTTTCCTTTACTATGTTCGGTCAGCCGGTCAATAATAGATTTTTCGCGTTCGGGCCGGTAAATAACTGTATTGGTGGTGCGTTTTAAATTGCCAACTTCCTTTACAATTTCCATCCGCTGATTAAGCAGTTGCAGCATCTGGTTATCAATCAGGTCGATCTGTTGCCGGAGTTCTTCTAAGGTCATAGCGTGAGTTATACTTGGGTTTAAATTCTTCCACTAAACTATTGAAACTATCCTGCAAAAAACAAAATCGACCTATATACTCATAATTTTCAGCCTTATTTTATTCATCCTTCTTGTTAAATCAGGGATTTAACTATTTTATGCTGCGCCAGCCTCAAGTGGCAGATTATCATCATTGGCCAGGTCTTTCTCTATGCGAAGGTTTTCAATAATAAACTTCTGGCGTTCCGGTGTATTTTTACCCATATAATAACTCAGCAGTTTAGAGATAGAGGTATCCTTGTGCAGAATAATTGGTTCCAGGCGCATATCCTCTCCGATGAAGTCTTTAAATTCATTGGGTGAAATTTCTCCCAGTCCTTTAAATCTGGTGATCTCAGGTTTTGGTCCCAGCTTTTTAATTGCTTTCTGCCGTTCTTCGTCGGTATAACAATAGATGGTGTCTTTCTTATTGCGTACCCTGAATAAAGGAGTTTCCAGTATATACAGATGCCCGTTCCGGACCAGATCCGGGAAGAATTGCAGAAAGAACGTAAGCATCAGCAAGCGGATGTGCATGCCATCTACATCAGCATCGGTAGCAATCACGATTTTATTGTAACGCAAGGTTTCCATGCCATCTTCAATGTCGAGGGCATGCTGCAATAAGTTAAATTCTTCGTTCTCGTATACGATTTTCTTGGTCAGGCCAAAGCAGTTCAACGGTTTCCCACGTAAGCTGAATACGGCCTGGTGCTGCACATTCCTGGAAATGGTAATAGAGCCGCTGGCTGAATCTCCTTCTGTAATGAAGAGGGTAGTTTCATAGCGTTTATCTTCCGGATTGTTCTTATCTACCTTGATCACATCGTTATAATGAATGTGGCAATCGCGGAGTTTTTTGTTGTGTAGGTTTGCTTTTTTCGCCCGCTCATTCGCCAGTTTTTTGATACCGGCAATATCCTTGCGTTCCCGTTCCGATTGCTGAATGCGTTTTTTTAGCGCATCCGCTGTCTCTTTATTTTTATGGAGGTAGTTATCCAGGTTCTTTTTAATAAAATCTCCCACAAAGGATCGTACACTTTGCCCTTCAGGCGCCATATTAATAGAACCTAATTTTGTTTTGGTCTGGGATTCGAACACTGGTTCCTGTACCCGCACACTAATCGCTCCTACAATAGAAGCCCGGATGTCAGAAGCTTCAAATTTTTCTTTGAAAAAATCCCTCACCGTCTCTACTATTGCTTCCCGCATCGCAGCAAGGTGCGTTCCGCCCTGGGTAGTATACTGTCCGTTTACAAACGAGTAATACTCCTCGCCATATTCATTTCCATGGGTAAGGGCAATTTCAATGTCATCGCCTTTCAGGTGGATAATAGGATACCGGAGGCTTTCTATATTTGTTTTCCGTTGTAAAAGGTCTAATAAACCATTCTGGGAAAAAAACTTTTGCCCATTGAAATTGATAGTAAGTCCCGCATTCAGAAAAGCATAGTTCCAGATCTGGTTTTCAAGGAACTGGGGTATAAACCGGTAATTTTTAAAAACTGTATTATCCGGTTCGAAAATGATCATCGTTCCATTCCGCTGCGTAGTAGGCGTTTCGTTACTTTCCTTAGTAAGTATACCTTGTTGAAATTCAGCTATTTTAGTTTTACCATCCCGGTAAGACTGTACTTTAAAATAGTTAGATAAGGCATTTACTGCTTTGGTTCCTACGCCATTCAAGCCAACTGATTTCTGAAAAGCGCCGGAATCATATTTTCCACCCGTATTGATCTTGGAAACACAATCAATCACTTTTCCTAAGGGTATTCCCCGGCCATAATCGCGCACTTCCACCCTGTGTTCAGAAATGTTCACTTCGATGGTTTTCCCAAACCCCATCACGTGTTCATCTATAGAATTGTCGATAACTTCTTTTACAAGCACATAAATGCCATCGTCCTGAGAGGAGCCATCGCCTAGTTTGCCAATGTACATACCAGGTCGCAGGCGGATATGTTCCCGCCAGTCAAGAGATCTAATGCTGTCTTCGTTGTAATTATGTGGTGCGTCGGCCATATGCTGCTGAAAGAAATTAAAACTTTATTGAATGAGCCAGTTTTGAAAGTGATTGCAAATTAAAAAACATTCTTAGATAATAACCAACATTTGTATAATATTTTTATAAAGCAATCATTTGTAAAGATACCATTTTACTTTCAGATTTTCTATGAATTTTTGATGATTATTGATACTTGCTTATTCTAAAACTCAAACTTTACAATTCGTGAAAAATATTCTGCACTATAAAATGTTTAATATATGGTATGGTGTATACTTCAAAATATGTATATAAGTTTTGTTTATATAAACAATTTCTTTTATAGATAAGCTTGCCGGAATACAAAACATAATATGGTTGTAAACCAAAGTTCTGGTTGATTCAATTCATCATCTCCATACAGGCAAATCTCTTTAACATTTCATTAACAAAACTTTGAATACAGGATTATTGGATAGCTGATATAAATTTGTAGTTTTAACTGAAAAATTATACCTATACCATCTCTGATCATAAGCGCATTGCTTATATGTTAAATCTAAGGCCGCTAAGTATGGATGGGTAACGATTTTACTATTACCAGCTATTCATTTTTAATTGTCCATTTACTAAGGTGCGTCTTCTAAACTTTAAACTCTCCAACACAATATTATGGCTCAATTTACTTTAAACGTCAACGGACAAAAGCATACCGTAGATGTAGATCCACAGATGCCGCTTTTGTGGGTCATACGCGATTTTGTAGGCTTAACCGGTACTAAGTTTGGCTGTGGGATGGCCCAGTGCGGTGCCTGTACCATTCACTTAGATGGTGCTGCTACCCGTTCTTGTGTGTTGCCGGTTTCTGCCGTAGCTGGTAAACAAATCACCACCATCGAAGGCCTTTCCACTGATCGCAGTCATCCAGTACAGAAAGCCTGGATCAAAGAACAGGTTCCGCAATGTGGGTATTGCCAGTCGGGACAGATCATGTCGGCAGTAGCCTTGCTGAAAAAGAATCCCAAACCGACTGATACGGATATTGATGCAGCCATGCAGGGGAATATTTGCCGCTGTGGTACCTATCAGCGGATACGCAAAGCGATTCACACCGCTTCTATTGAAATGGGGGCATCTTCAAAAGTTGATTAATCATGAACATGCTAGACAAACCCTTGAAACGCCGCAAGTTTTTACAGCTCACCGGATTATCCGGTACAGCCTTAGCGCTCGGATTTTATTTTCCTGCGAGTGGCAAAGCCATTTCAACTGGTGCTACCTTATATAATATCAGTTCGGTGCCGCCAGCCGGTCTTGAGCTTACTGCATTTATCATCATCGATACAACTGGAAAAATCACACTCATTAACCCCCGTCCGGATATGGGGCAGGGTTCTTTCCAGGCGATACCCATGTTATTAGCCGAAGAACTGGAAGTAAACCTGGACCAGGTAGAAATCAGGCAGTCCGATGGGCGCAGTAAATTCGGTAACCAACTCTCCGGAGGAAGTGGCAGTGTGCGTTCATCCTGGGAACCTCTACGCAAAGCCGGAGCGGCTGCCAGAGAAATGCTGGTGCAGGCAGCTGCTAATAAGTGGAAGGTGAACATAGCCGATTGTTATGCTGAAGATGGAAAAGTAATCAACAGAAAAAACAAGGCTAGTTTACCATACGGGCAGCTGGTAGAGGAGGCTGCCAAACTGGAAGTGCCTAAAGAACCCAGGCTCAAAGACCCCAAGGATTTTAAGAAACTCACCAAATCACTGCCCCGTCCGGATGTACCTCTGAAAGTGGATGGCACCGCTGTTTTTGGCATCGATGTAAAAGTGCCTGGAATGCTGTATGCTTCTATTGAGCGTTCTCCGGTCATTCACGGCAAAGTGGTAAAGTTCGACGATAGTAAAGCCAAAGCCATCAAAGGAGTAAAACAGGTACTGCTTGCCGAACGCCCCATGCCGCACAAAACCACCCAGAGTGTAGCTGTGATTGCCGATCATTACTGGGCTGCATTACAAGGTAGAAAAGCCCTCAGTATCACCTGGGAGGATGGAACATACAATACCGTCAGTACAAGTAATTATTTTAATGAATTAAAGGAACTGGCTAAAAGTGAGGGGGCTATCTATAAAGTAGTGGGTAAATTTAAAGAAGCCCTTGCAGGTGCATCTAAGATTCTGGAAGCCCAGTATGAAACTCCTTTTGCTGCCCATGCGCCGATGGAACCAGAAAATGCAGTGGCTTCTGTAAAAGAAGATAGTTGCGAAATATGGGCACCAGTACAAGCCCCAGACTGGCTGGTAGGACAAGTGGCTACATACCTGAAAATAAAACCGGAGAATGTAAAAGTAAATGTAACATTCCTGGGAGGTGCTTTTGGTAGAAAAGCCTATTACGATTATGTATTGGAGGCAGTGTATTTGTCTAAACAGGTAAAAGCGCCGGTTAAACTGATCTGGACCAGAGAAGATGATACCATGCAGGGACCTTTCCGGCCCGGAATGCTAAGTGTGATGCGGGGAGGAGTAGATCAGAAGGGCAATGTGGTTGCTTTCGAACATAAAGCGGTTGGTGCTTCTATCCAGCATCAGGTATTTAAAGCCGATTTAAAAGGCAAAGCTGATGATTGGGTCATGGAATGTATTGGTCCTGATTCGAGTCCATATGCGTTTGCCAATGCTTCCTATAGCCATATACTGGCAGAAACCGACATTCCTATTGTGTGGTGGCGCTCCGTATATTGTTCAACCAGTGCTTTCGGTCAGGAATGTTTTGTGGATGAACTCGCCCATGCGGCCGGTAAAGACCCGATGGATTTCCGGATTGCCCTATTTGAAAAAGCGCCCAGGTTTAAGCAGGTCTTACAGACTCTAGCCCAGAAATCAGACTGGTATACCAAACTTCCGGCTGGCAAAGCGAGAGGGGTAGCCATAGTAAAATCCTTCGAGAGCATCTGTGCCCATGCGGTGACTGTAGCAAAAACTGACGAAGGCATTAAAGTGGAGAAGGTGGTTTGTGTGATCGATTGCGGTATGACGGTAAATCAGGATAATGTGAAAGCGCAAACGGAAGGCAATATCATTATGGGGATAACGGCTGCTGTAAAGGATCCAATTACCGTTGAGAATGGCAAAACCGTACAGAGTAATTTCCATAACTACCGGGTATTGCATATCAATGAAGTGCCACAAATGGAAATTCATATTATGCAAAACCAGGAAGCACCTGGTGGCGTAGGAGAACCTGGATTGCCGCCTATTGCGCCAGCCCTTGCTAATGCAGTGTTTGGCCTTACTGGTAAACGCATCCGCAGGCTTCCTTTCCGCTTAGATAGGGTGTAGTTATTGGTCAATAGTCTTTGGTCAGCAGTAAATGATTTATTGGTAAATGAACTTACTAAGTATGGGGAATTTACTGCTGATTGTTAAAGAATTATATAGTATTGCCTAAACCTTTTATGTATGGTAAATAACAATACGACTGCTATTAACCGGCGTTCTTTTATAAAGGTATCCAGTCTGTCTGGAGTTGCTTTAACCTTAGGATTTGCATGGCCTGTAGCTGGCAAGGAGCGTCAAGCAGTTTTACAACGGATTGATAAAGACACGCCTTCCTCGAAAGAACTCAATCCTTTTGTCATCATTGAGGGTACTGGAAAAATTACGCTCATGCTGCATAAGCCTGAAATGGGACAGGGCACATACCAGTCTATGCCGGTCATTCTGGCTGAAGAACTGGAAGTCCGTTTGGATCAGGTGGAAATCAAAATGGCAAAAGCGGATAAGAAGTACGGAGATATGGGGGTAGGCGGTAGCAACAGTGTAAAAGGTTCCTGGATGCTACTTCGTCAGGTCGGTGCAGCTGCGAGAGAAATGCTCATTGCCGCTGCTGCCCAGACCTGGAATATTCCGGCGGCTGAATGTTATGCCAAAGAAGGAAAAGTATATACGAAAACAGGTTCAAAGAGTCTTACCTATGGCGAACTGGTAGAAAAAGCCAGCAAACTCGAAGCGCCAAAAGAACCCAGGTTAAAAGATCCTAAAAATTTTAAACTAATTGGTAAAGCTGTTCCCAGGCCAGACATTCTCAATAAAGTGGATGGCACAGCCCAATTCGGCATCGATGTAAAAGTGCCGGGCATGTTGTATGCTTCCATTGAACGGGCACCTGTGTTTCATGCTAAGGTGAAAAATTTAGATGACACTGCTGCCAAAGCGGTACAAGGTGTAAAGCAGGTGTTACCATCTGAAAGAAAGCTCAACAAAAATACCTTTCATGGAGTAGCGGTGCTGGCCGATAATTACTGGGCAGCCGTTCAAGGGAGAAAAGTATTGAAGATTGAATGGGATAACGCTGATTTTAATCAAGTTAATACTGGTAGCTTATATAAGAAGTTTAATGACCTGGCAAAAGGTGAAGGACATATATCTCACCAGGCTGGGGATTTTGACAAGACATTTGCTGAGGCTTCAAAAAAAGTAGAAGCGATCTATGAATTGCCCTTTGCTGCCCATGCTCCTATGGAACCACAGAATACGGTGGCTTATGTACAAGGCGATAAATGCGAAATATGGTCGCCAACACAAGTACCAGACTGGGCATTGGGTGAGGTAGCCGCTTATCTAAAAATCCCGGCAGAAAATATTACCCTGAACATTACTTTCATTGGAGGAGGCTTTGGCCGGAGGCTCTTTTTCGACTCCATCATGGAGGCTGTACATCTTTCCAAACAAGCCAATGCGCCGGTTAAGGTAGTATGGACCCGGGAGGACGATATGACACAAGGTCCCTTCCGTCCTGGAACACTCAGCAGCCTGAAAGCTGGTCTGGATGCCAGTGGAAAACCGATGGCATTTCAGCACAAAGTTGTTGCTCCTTCTATTGGCTATGATAACTTTGGCAGCAAAGATCCTCAGCGAAAGGAAGATGAAGGAGCAATGGAAGGCATCAAGGATAGTGCGTATGAAATTCCGAATATTAAATACAATAACATTTACGCTGAAACTACTATGCCCCTAGGTTGGTGGCGTGCCGTATATTCCACGACTACTGCCTTCGCACATGAGAGCTTTATAGATGAAATGGCCCATGCCGTAGGCAAAGATCCGGTGGCATTCCGGCTGGGTATGATCGGGAAAAACACCAGGATGAAAAACCTGCTCACCTTTATGGCTGAAAAAAGCAACTGGAACAAAACAATGCCCAAGGGCTGGGGCAAGGGAGTAGCGATATGGCAGTTCTTCGCCGGGCAAGCTGGGCATGTGGTGTTTGTTTCTAATACCAATGGAAAACTTAAAATAGAAAAAATTGTTGCCTGTATCGACTGCGGCACAGCTGTAAACCCAGATAATGTGAAAGCGCAGGTGGAAGGAGCAACCGTTATGGCCTTAATGGCTGCCCTCAAAGACCAGATCACCTTTGAGAATGGCAAAGCAGTGCAGAGTAATTTTCATAATTACCGCATGATGCGCATCAATGAAATTCCACCAGTGGAGGTACATATTCTGCCTAGCACAGATAAGCCAGATGGCGTGGGTGAACCTGGTTTACCGCCATTGGCTCCGGCATTAGGAAATGCAGTTTTTGCCGCTACTGGTAAGCGCATACGTAAATTGCCCTTCAATTTAGAAGAAGTATAAATTTCGTTAATAGGGCAATGAATATTTGGTATGCTGCTGAACAAATGGCAAGAAAATTGTAACTTCATGGTCTGATTAATATAAAATCAAGTTCAAACCTAACTTTTACTTATTTTCATGAAGTTAAAATTCTTAGCAGTTCCTTTATTTATTGCCGGCTCATTCGGCTTGTACTCTTTCGATTCCAAGCCTGTAGAACCGGCACCGAAGCAACAAGGAGATCCTTTAGCCAAGAGTATTGCGGCCGGAAAAACGTTGTACACCACCTATTGCCAGGTATGCCATCAGGAGAATGGTATGGGTATTGAAGGTGCCTTTCCTCCCTTAGCCAAATCTGACTATCTGATGGGAGATGCTAAACGGGCTATTGGTGTTGTGAAGAATGGCTTACAGGGTGAAGTAACCGTGAATGGAAAAAAATATAACAATGTGATGCCTCCACAACCCTTAACGGATGAGCAAGTAGCACAGGTGTTAAATTATGTACGTAATAGCTGGGGCAACAAAGGTAAAATTATTACTACCGCTGAAGCCAAAGCCGTAGCAAAAAAATAGTTAATTTTAGTGTCCAACAAAAAGTTACTGAAGAATAGAATTAAAGAATTTTTGAATAAATAGTTTTACTCTTTTATTCATACCTTCTGTAAATCAACAATTCAGTAATTTTTTGTTGGACTCCAACCACCATCTTCCTATGAAAGAGCTTAAGAGAATCATAGAAGTCTATGAAAATATAGATTTTACCCAGCGGAAGGCCGCTATGGCTACCGTTGTGAAATTATATGGTTCATCTTACCGCCGGCCCGGTGCCCGGATGCTGATTACAGACGATGGGCGATGGGAAGGAGCTATTAGCGGAGGTTGTCTGGAAGGAGATGCTTTACGGAAAGCCCGCCAGGTAATGTCCACTGGCGAACCTATGCTGGTGACCTATGATACCATGGATGATGAAAATGCAGATAGCCTGGCTGTTGGACTAGGGTGTAATGGAATTATTGATGTATTGATCGAGCCCATCATTCCTGACCATATTTATAATCCGATTAGCCTGTTTAAAACCTATACAACACATTCTGTTCGGGATACTGCTGTTTTGATGACTGTTTTCAGAACGGAAGGTGAACCTGATTTACAGGTTGGCGAACGTTTTCTGTTATTGAATGATGGCACGCTTCATCCATCTACTACTAAAAATTTGCCCCTGTTTTTGCAGCAGGACCTTACCAAAGTTGCCCAGGGTGGCAAATCTCAGGTAAAATTATATGAACAACCTTCCGGAAAAATAGAAGCGTTTCTGGAAGTATTACATCCAGGTATTCATCTGGTGATATTTGGAGGAGGCTACGATGCCACTCCGGTGGTAAGGTTAGCCAAAGAAGTAGGCTGGCATGTAACGGTATCAGATGATTGTGTTGCACATTTAACTCCTATCCGTTTTCCGCAGGCAAATGCCATGGTGAATGCCAACCGGAAAGAGATTCTGCAGCATATTCCCATCACTCCTTTTACTGCCACTGTGCTCATGTCGCACAATTACAAATACGACATGGCTGTAATGGAAAACCTGCTTACTACCCAAGTACCCTATATTGGCATGCTGGGACCAAGAAAACGCTTTCAGAAAATGCTGGAGCAGTTTGAATCCCAGGGAAAAACTTTTGATATAGAAATCATCAACCGGGTACATAGCCCGATAGGCTTAGATCTGGGTGCTGAAACGCCGGACGAGATCGCTTTGTCTATTATTTCGGAGATTCAGGCAGTTTTTGCCGGGAGAAAGGGAGAATTCCTCAAACAAAAGCCAGGATTTATCCACGAACGTAGCCAGCAGCAGGTTGAAATAAGCAGTGAATAGAGATCAGCATAGAATGTAAGTGTAAGCAGGCTGGCTCGTTTGATTTTTTAACACTTCATTACTACGGATATGCCCAGATCTAGCATAGGACTGATTATACTGGCAGCAGGTGCTTCTACCCGGATGGGCTCACCCAAACAATTACTTCCCTTTTCAGGCAAAAGCCTGATCCGCTATAGTGTACAAAATGCCCTGGCCTCTAAATGTTTTCCGATTGTAGTGGTGCTGGGTGCTAATAAAGACCTCATCAAATTAGAACTCGAAGATCTTCCCGTGTTTGTGGCCGAAAACCCGGATTGGAAGCAAGGAATGGCTTCATCAATTCATGCTGGTTTAGAGATGCTGCTCACTGCATATCCTGGTGTAAAAGGGGGAATTATAATGCTCTGTGACCAGCCCTTCGTCACTACTTTGTTCCTCAATCATCTGGTGGATACATTTGAGAAGGATCAGAGACACATTATTGCATCCTATTACGGAAATGATTTTGGTGTACCGGCCGTTTTTCCCAAAAAACTTTTCGATGAACTGTCTGCTTTAGAAGGAAATGCCGGTGCCAAAAAATTAATACAACAGTATTCTGCAGAAGTAATTCCTGTGGTTTTCCCTGAAGGCCTGGTCGATATTGACACTCCCGAAGACTATTTAGGGCTACAAAGTTTATAAAATCTAAACTGACACAATTTTACTTAGTGCTTTATAAAAGGGCTGTTTTATAGCAATGGATTCAAATTGTGAATTATTATTTCGATCATACTCCTCGCATTATTATTTTTTAACTATTCTTGTTCAATATGAAATGAGTGATTTGGTCGACTTTTAAGCCCAGTACTTTACTTTTATGCCCTTAATTAATAAACTGATATTAAAGAAATTCCATTTCACTTCAATGATTATTCTGATTATAAATTTCTTGATGGGAATTGTCTTTAAAATAAATTTTAATGCCATAGTTATTTTGCTATTCAATACGATTATATATGTTTCAGGCATAGTGTTATTATTTCTGTCTTTAAGGCACAAAAAGCTATTGCCCTTGTATTATTCCTTATATATTTTTCTCCCTGTTGCCGTATTACTGGCTTGGCTGGCTGATGGAATATTTGGAGCATTGCTAGGGACTATATTCTTTGCATTATTAGTACCTCCAGATACAATACGACAGTATAATAACTATGAATTAAGAAGCCCATTTTCCGGCGTTCTATCTAATTGCTGTTCGTATGATATTTTTCAAAGCCACTATTTATTATTTGAGCGTAAAGTGGCTAGTTTCAATTGTGAACACAGCCTGGATATTATAAAGGATTTCCGAGTATTTAAAGATAAAAAAAAAGCTTTTGTTTATTTTTATGATGCATTCAATGGTGTGGATTCTACAGTGACCGTAACACTCGAATAATGGTTGAATGGCAAAACTTATATAAAGTATTATGTGTGTACTGAATCTTATAAAAGAGGCTTTGTATTACATTACTACTTTAATATTTATAAGTTATCTATTTATTTGTGTGAGATTTATAATATTTTACAATGATAGAGAAATAGGAAATTCATTTTTTCTGTTATTGATAATTTCTTTTGGAATCTATATTGTTCCAGTCTGGTTGTGGGCAAGACATATT from Rhodocytophaga rosea carries:
- a CDS encoding nucleotidyltransferase family protein, giving the protein MPRSSIGLIILAAGASTRMGSPKQLLPFSGKSLIRYSVQNALASKCFPIVVVLGANKDLIKLELEDLPVFVAENPDWKQGMASSIHAGLEMLLTAYPGVKGGIIMLCDQPFVTTLFLNHLVDTFEKDQRHIIASYYGNDFGVPAVFPKKLFDELSALEGNAGAKKLIQQYSAEVIPVVFPEGLVDIDTPEDYLGLQSL
- a CDS encoding (2Fe-2S)-binding protein; translation: MAQFTLNVNGQKHTVDVDPQMPLLWVIRDFVGLTGTKFGCGMAQCGACTIHLDGAATRSCVLPVSAVAGKQITTIEGLSTDRSHPVQKAWIKEQVPQCGYCQSGQIMSAVALLKKNPKPTDTDIDAAMQGNICRCGTYQRIRKAIHTASIEMGASSKVD
- a CDS encoding xanthine dehydrogenase family protein molybdopterin-binding subunit, with the translated sequence MNMLDKPLKRRKFLQLTGLSGTALALGFYFPASGKAISTGATLYNISSVPPAGLELTAFIIIDTTGKITLINPRPDMGQGSFQAIPMLLAEELEVNLDQVEIRQSDGRSKFGNQLSGGSGSVRSSWEPLRKAGAAAREMLVQAAANKWKVNIADCYAEDGKVINRKNKASLPYGQLVEEAAKLEVPKEPRLKDPKDFKKLTKSLPRPDVPLKVDGTAVFGIDVKVPGMLYASIERSPVIHGKVVKFDDSKAKAIKGVKQVLLAERPMPHKTTQSVAVIADHYWAALQGRKALSITWEDGTYNTVSTSNYFNELKELAKSEGAIYKVVGKFKEALAGASKILEAQYETPFAAHAPMEPENAVASVKEDSCEIWAPVQAPDWLVGQVATYLKIKPENVKVNVTFLGGAFGRKAYYDYVLEAVYLSKQVKAPVKLIWTREDDTMQGPFRPGMLSVMRGGVDQKGNVVAFEHKAVGASIQHQVFKADLKGKADDWVMECIGPDSSPYAFANASYSHILAETDIPIVWWRSVYCSTSAFGQECFVDELAHAAGKDPMDFRIALFEKAPRFKQVLQTLAQKSDWYTKLPAGKARGVAIVKSFESICAHAVTVAKTDEGIKVEKVVCVIDCGMTVNQDNVKAQTEGNIIMGITAAVKDPITVENGKTVQSNFHNYRVLHINEVPQMEIHIMQNQEAPGGVGEPGLPPIAPALANAVFGLTGKRIRRLPFRLDRV
- the pheA gene encoding prephenate dehydratase, which translates into the protein MTLEELRQQIDLIDNQMLQLLNQRMEIVKEVGNLKRTTNTVIYRPEREKSIIDRLTEHSKGKLLNRSAIEAIYLEIFAVSRNLELPERISFLGPEGSFTHQAAESRFGAMSDYISLPSIRSVFESVDTGRVRFGVVPIENNREGIVNETIDLLYELDIRIVAEVLLPIHHTFATKTEKLSDIKNIYSKDIAFRQCQKFLNEYFDITKVKLIPIESTSKAARIAATEPNSAAICSHIAAKLSEVPILFENIEDGQYNRTRFFIISKDFKNQKSGQDKTTIIVDLPVSEKPGSLASFLQDFNEKQINLTKIESRPTKADEKFQFWFYIDFDGHIEDENVQKIMQKHQSHVKWLGSYVKLS
- a CDS encoding XdhC family protein, with translation MKELKRIIEVYENIDFTQRKAAMATVVKLYGSSYRRPGARMLITDDGRWEGAISGGCLEGDALRKARQVMSTGEPMLVTYDTMDDENADSLAVGLGCNGIIDVLIEPIIPDHIYNPISLFKTYTTHSVRDTAVLMTVFRTEGEPDLQVGERFLLLNDGTLHPSTTKNLPLFLQQDLTKVAQGGKSQVKLYEQPSGKIEAFLEVLHPGIHLVIFGGGYDATPVVRLAKEVGWHVTVSDDCVAHLTPIRFPQANAMVNANRKEILQHIPITPFTATVLMSHNYKYDMAVMENLLTTQVPYIGMLGPRKRFQKMLEQFESQGKTFDIEIINRVHSPIGLDLGAETPDEIALSIISEIQAVFAGRKGEFLKQKPGFIHERSQQQVEISSE
- a CDS encoding DNA topoisomerase IV subunit B; amino-acid sequence: MADAPHNYNEDSIRSLDWREHIRLRPGMYIGKLGDGSSQDDGIYVLVKEVIDNSIDEHVMGFGKTIEVNISEHRVEVRDYGRGIPLGKVIDCVSKINTGGKYDSGAFQKSVGLNGVGTKAVNALSNYFKVQSYRDGKTKIAEFQQGILTKESNETPTTQRNGTMIIFEPDNTVFKNYRFIPQFLENQIWNYAFLNAGLTINFNGQKFFSQNGLLDLLQRKTNIESLRYPIIHLKGDDIEIALTHGNEYGEEYYSFVNGQYTTQGGTHLAAMREAIVETVRDFFKEKFEASDIRASIVGAISVRVQEPVFESQTKTKLGSINMAPEGQSVRSFVGDFIKKNLDNYLHKNKETADALKKRIQQSERERKDIAGIKKLANERAKKANLHNKKLRDCHIHYNDVIKVDKNNPEDKRYETTLFITEGDSASGSITISRNVQHQAVFSLRGKPLNCFGLTKKIVYENEEFNLLQHALDIEDGMETLRYNKIVIATDADVDGMHIRLLMLTFFLQFFPDLVRNGHLYILETPLFRVRNKKDTIYCYTDEERQKAIKKLGPKPEITRFKGLGEISPNEFKDFIGEDMRLEPIILHKDTSISKLLSYYMGKNTPERQKFIIENLRIEKDLANDDNLPLEAGAA
- a CDS encoding c-type cytochrome, whose protein sequence is MKLKFLAVPLFIAGSFGLYSFDSKPVEPAPKQQGDPLAKSIAAGKTLYTTYCQVCHQENGMGIEGAFPPLAKSDYLMGDAKRAIGVVKNGLQGEVTVNGKKYNNVMPPQPLTDEQVAQVLNYVRNSWGNKGKIITTAEAKAVAKK
- a CDS encoding xanthine dehydrogenase family protein molybdopterin-binding subunit yields the protein MVNNNTTAINRRSFIKVSSLSGVALTLGFAWPVAGKERQAVLQRIDKDTPSSKELNPFVIIEGTGKITLMLHKPEMGQGTYQSMPVILAEELEVRLDQVEIKMAKADKKYGDMGVGGSNSVKGSWMLLRQVGAAAREMLIAAAAQTWNIPAAECYAKEGKVYTKTGSKSLTYGELVEKASKLEAPKEPRLKDPKNFKLIGKAVPRPDILNKVDGTAQFGIDVKVPGMLYASIERAPVFHAKVKNLDDTAAKAVQGVKQVLPSERKLNKNTFHGVAVLADNYWAAVQGRKVLKIEWDNADFNQVNTGSLYKKFNDLAKGEGHISHQAGDFDKTFAEASKKVEAIYELPFAAHAPMEPQNTVAYVQGDKCEIWSPTQVPDWALGEVAAYLKIPAENITLNITFIGGGFGRRLFFDSIMEAVHLSKQANAPVKVVWTREDDMTQGPFRPGTLSSLKAGLDASGKPMAFQHKVVAPSIGYDNFGSKDPQRKEDEGAMEGIKDSAYEIPNIKYNNIYAETTMPLGWWRAVYSTTTAFAHESFIDEMAHAVGKDPVAFRLGMIGKNTRMKNLLTFMAEKSNWNKTMPKGWGKGVAIWQFFAGQAGHVVFVSNTNGKLKIEKIVACIDCGTAVNPDNVKAQVEGATVMALMAALKDQITFENGKAVQSNFHNYRMMRINEIPPVEVHILPSTDKPDGVGEPGLPPLAPALGNAVFAATGKRIRKLPFNLEEV